Proteins encoded together in one Oncorhynchus mykiss isolate Arlee chromosome 7, USDA_OmykA_1.1, whole genome shotgun sequence window:
- the ghrh gene encoding somatoliberin, with the protein MMMDRAVLLVFCCLVMSVSVAPLYPSIRFGQRDTSILMTSIEHPMQLLKENSTPLTQKAELRSGRHADAIFTNSYRKVLGQISARKFLQSIMGKRLQEEGRSYNVKCQSDIYEGTYKQDLTSVQRKQSYRGQQNNFKMPRLCRECKRGQSEDKKCLSPTLMT; encoded by the exons ATGATGATGGATCGCGCTGTACTGCTCGTTTTCTGCTGTCTGGTGATGTCTGTATCAGTTGCCCCACTCTACCCATCTATTAG GTTTGGTCAGAGGGACACGTCCATCCTGATGACCTCTATAGAGCATCCCATGCAACTGCTGAAAGAAAACAGCACTCCCTTGACACAAAAAGCCGAACTGCG ATCAGGAAGACATGCTGATGCTATCTTTACCAACAGCTACAGGAAGGTTCTAGGTCAAATCTCAGCCAGGAAATTCCTACAGAGCATCATGGGAAAACGGCTACA AGAAGAAGGCCGGAGCTATAATGTGAAATGCCAGTCAGACATTTACGAGGGCACCTACAAACAGGACCTGACATCTGTTCAGAGAAAACAGAGTTACAGAGGACAGCAAAACAATTTCAAGATGCCAAG ACTATGTAGAGAATGTAAGCGAGGACAAAGTGAAGACAAGAAGTGTTTATCTCCAACCCTAATGACCtga